A region from the Populus trichocarpa isolate Nisqually-1 chromosome 18, P.trichocarpa_v4.1, whole genome shotgun sequence genome encodes:
- the LOC127904703 gene encoding uncharacterized protein LOC127904703, whose amino-acid sequence MSCSTLLDQSLQLGFAKKWTSVSLRPRTSTCCTCQERSTLEPKKKGDRESRGEKNRSVTEDKSLISRSRISQQDSLPPLVGALKASAEKNAASFHFPGHNRGRAAPSSLTQLIGLRPFIHDLPELPELDNLFSPEGPILEAQMQAAKLFGSSETWFLVGGTTCGIQAAIMATCSPGEHIVLPRNSHISAISAMVLSGAIPKYIMPGYDCKWDIAGGVTPSQVGKAIKELEMDGKKPAAVFITSPTYHGICSNLSEISQLCHAYGIPVIVDEAHGAHLGFHPQMPHSALKQGADLVVQSTHKVLCSLTQSSMLHMSGNIVDRDRICRCLQTLQSTSPSYLLLASLDAARAQLAENPGTVFNKALELAIEASTLIKKIPGISVLDLASFNEFPAIDPLRLTLGFWSLGLSGYEADDILDRDHGVISELVGTQSITFAINLGTCREHNQRLVSGLKKLPTSSLHSKTTEKRVESREHAPFNDICISLNPRDAFFANKRSVSVRESLGKVCGELICPYPPGIPVMIPGEIITERALNYLLDVRRKGAVVTGASDSHLSSIVICDV is encoded by the exons ATGTCTTGCTCCACTCTTCTGGACCAA AGTCTTCAGTTGGGTTTTGCCAAGAAATGGACTTCTGTATCTTTGAGACCAAGAACAAGCACTTGTTGCACTTGTCAG GAAAGAAGCACCTTGGAgccaaaaaagaaaggagatagAGAAAGCAGAGGAGAGAAAAACAGGTCAGTCACCGAGGATAAATCCCTTATTTCCAGATCTCGTATAAGTCAGCAAGACAGCCTTCCTCCATTGGTTGGTGCTTTGAAAGCTTCAGCTGAAAAAAATGCAGCCAGCTTTCACTTCCCTGGGCATAATAGAGGGCGTGCTGCACCGTCTTCATTAACACAACTTATTGGGTTGAGACCATTTATTCATGATTTACCTGAGCTTCCAGAGCTTGACAACCTCTTTTCACCAGAGGGGCCCATTTTAGAGGCACAAATGCAAGCTGCCAAACTATTTGGATCTTCAGAAACATGGTTTCTTGTTGGAGGTACCACTTGTGGAATCCAAGCTGCAATAATGGCAACTTGTTCACCTGGAGAACATATTGTTCTCCCTCGCAATTCACATATATCAGCCATATCTGCTATGGTATTATCTGGAGCAATACCGAAGTACATAATGCCTGGGTATGATTGTAAATGGGATATTGCTGGTGGTGTCACTCCCTCACAG GTGGGGAAAGCTATCAAAGAGTTGGAGATGGATGGTAAAAAACCAGCTGCAGTTTTTATCACATCACCTACTTATCATGGTATATGCAGCAACTTGAGTGAGATTTCCCAACTTTGTCATGCTTATGGAATTCCTGTGATTGTCGACGAGGCTCATGGAGCACACCTAGGATTCCATCCCCAGATGCCTCATTCAGCTCTTAAGCAGGGTGCTGATTTGGTGGTACAATCCACTCACAAAGTTCTGTGTTCCCTTACACAGTCATCAATGTTGCACATGTCTGGGAATATTGTAGACAGAGATAGAATCTGTCGGTGCCTTCAAACCCTTCAAAGCACAAGCCCCAGTTATCTGCTTTTAGCATCATTAGATGCTGCTAGAGCTCAACTTGCTGAAAACCCAGGAACAGTTTTCAACAAAGCTTTGGAGTTGGCAATTGAAGCAAGCACTCTCATTAAAAAGATTCCTGGTATTAGCGTGCTTGACTTGGCGAGCTTCAATGAATTTCCTGCCATTGATCCCTTGCGCCTCACTCTTGGTTTTTGGTCACTTGGTTTATCTGGCTATGAAGCAGATGATATTTTAGATAGGGACCATGGAGTCATCTCTGAGCTTGTTGGGACCCAATCTATTACATTTGCAATAAACCTTGGAACTTGCAGGGAACATAATCAAAGGTTAGTATCAGGTTTAAAAAAACTACCAACATCTTCCTTACATTCCAAAACCACGGAAAAGAGGGTGGAGAGCAGAGAGCATGCACCCTTCAATGATATTTGTATCAGTTTGAATCCAAGAGATGCCTTTTTTGCAAATAAAAGGAGTGTGAGTGTCAGAGAGAGCCTTGGCAAGGTCTGTGGTGAGCTTATATGTCCATACCCACCAGGGATCCCTGTAATGATTCCTGGTGAGATTATTACAGAAAGGGCTTTGAATTATCTGCTGGATGTTAGAAGGAAAGGTGCTGTTGTTACTGGAGCTTCCGATTCTCATCTCTCTTCCATAGTTATCTGTGATGTGTGA